A genome region from Kineosporia corallincola includes the following:
- a CDS encoding carbohydrate kinase family protein, whose product MDEVLVIGEALVDIVTAPGKPPAEHPGGSPANVAIGLARLGIDTRLLTRIGDDARGRQIAAHLHDSGVGLVEGSVTAGATSTATARLDAQGVASYEFALDWALPRRSIENVRAVHTGSIGATLAPGGDEVLRTIEENAGRVVISYDPNARPALMGSREQALERIERIVRAADVVKVSDEDLDWLLPGVDPLQVIENWRAAGPALVVLTRGGEGAVGVLASGLVEVPAPKIAVADTVGAGDALMAGLLDGLDRAGLLTPSAVGDLRTRSAADLAPLLAHAVKVAALTCTRAGAQPPTRSELDAWTP is encoded by the coding sequence GTGGACGAGGTTCTGGTCATCGGTGAAGCACTGGTCGACATCGTCACCGCCCCGGGGAAGCCACCGGCCGAGCATCCTGGCGGCAGTCCTGCCAACGTTGCCATCGGTCTGGCCAGGCTCGGGATCGACACCCGTCTGCTGACCAGAATCGGGGACGACGCACGCGGCCGGCAGATCGCGGCGCACCTGCACGACTCCGGTGTCGGCCTGGTCGAGGGCTCGGTCACCGCCGGCGCCACCTCCACCGCCACCGCCCGGCTCGACGCGCAGGGGGTGGCCAGCTACGAGTTCGCCCTGGACTGGGCCCTGCCGCGCAGGAGCATCGAGAACGTCCGGGCCGTGCACACCGGCTCGATCGGCGCCACTCTCGCCCCCGGCGGTGACGAGGTGCTGCGCACGATCGAGGAGAACGCCGGCCGCGTCGTCATCTCGTACGACCCGAACGCCCGCCCCGCGCTGATGGGCTCGCGGGAACAGGCGCTGGAACGGATCGAGCGGATCGTGCGCGCCGCCGACGTGGTGAAGGTCAGCGACGAGGACCTGGACTGGCTGCTCCCGGGCGTGGACCCGCTCCAGGTGATCGAGAACTGGCGGGCGGCCGGACCGGCCCTGGTCGTGCTGACCCGGGGCGGTGAGGGTGCGGTGGGGGTGCTGGCCTCCGGCCTGGTCGAGGTGCCGGCGCCGAAGATCGCCGTGGCCGACACCGTCGGGGCGGGTGACGCGCTGATGGCCGGGCTGCTCGACGGCCTGGACCGGGCCGGCCTGCTCACCCCGTCGGCCGTCGGCGACCTGCGCACCAGGTCCGCCGCCGACCTGGCCCCCCTGCTCGCGCACGCGGTGAAGGTGGCCGCCCTCACCTGCACCCGGGCCGGCGCCCAGCCCCCGACCCGCTCGGAACTGGACGCCTGGACGCCGTGA
- a CDS encoding fumarate hydratase yields the protein MATEFAYSDLLPTAPDTQTPYRLLGTDGIRTIEAGGRQFLEVAPQALTLLADTAMHDIAHYLRPAHLAQLARILDDPEASPNDRFVALDLLRNANVSAGGILPMCQDTGTAIVMGKRGTQVLTAPGAVSDEQALSRGVFDAYTRLNLRYSQMAPLTMWDEKNTGSNLPAQIELYADTEPGHEASYKFLFMAKGGGSANKSFLYQETKAVLNPAGMMKFLDEKLRSLGTAACPPYHLAVVVGGTSAEFALKTAKYASAKYLDNLPTEGSATGHAFRDLDLELQVLELTRQFGIGAQFGGKYFCHDVRVVRLPRHGASCPVAIAVSCSADRQVLGKITAEGIFLEQLETDPAQYLPETTDEHLNDDVVQVDLNRPMAEIRAELTKYPVKTRLSLTGPLVVARDIAHAKIKERLDAGEEMPSYLRDHAVYYAGPAKTPEGYASGSFGPTTAGRMDSYVEQFQAAGGSMVMLAKGNRSKAVTDACHAHGGFYLGSIGGPAARLAQDCIRRVEVLEYAELGMEAVWKIEVEDFPAFIVVDDKGNDFFAEVTKPMAMTIQRRPGLELKG from the coding sequence ATGGCCACTGAGTTCGCGTACTCCGACCTGCTCCCGACCGCGCCGGACACCCAGACGCCGTACCGGTTGCTGGGAACCGACGGGATCCGCACCATCGAGGCCGGGGGCCGGCAGTTCCTGGAGGTGGCGCCGCAGGCCCTGACGCTGCTCGCGGACACCGCCATGCATGACATCGCGCACTACCTGCGCCCGGCGCACCTGGCCCAGCTGGCCCGCATCCTCGACGATCCGGAGGCCAGCCCCAATGACCGCTTCGTCGCCCTCGACCTGCTGCGCAACGCCAACGTCTCGGCCGGCGGCATCCTGCCGATGTGCCAGGACACCGGCACCGCGATCGTGATGGGCAAGCGCGGCACCCAGGTGCTCACGGCGCCCGGGGCGGTCAGCGACGAACAGGCGCTCAGCCGGGGCGTGTTCGACGCCTACACCCGCCTGAACCTGCGCTACTCGCAGATGGCGCCGTTGACCATGTGGGACGAGAAGAACACCGGTTCCAACCTGCCCGCGCAGATCGAGCTGTACGCCGACACCGAGCCGGGGCACGAGGCGTCCTACAAGTTCCTGTTCATGGCCAAGGGCGGTGGCAGCGCGAACAAGTCGTTCCTCTACCAGGAGACCAAGGCCGTGCTGAACCCGGCCGGGATGATGAAGTTCCTGGACGAGAAGCTGCGTTCGCTCGGCACCGCGGCCTGCCCGCCTTACCACCTGGCCGTCGTGGTCGGCGGCACCAGTGCCGAGTTCGCCCTGAAGACAGCCAAGTACGCCAGCGCGAAGTACCTGGACAACCTGCCCACCGAGGGCTCGGCCACCGGGCACGCCTTCCGCGACCTCGACCTGGAGCTCCAGGTGCTGGAGCTGACCCGGCAGTTCGGGATCGGCGCGCAGTTCGGCGGCAAGTACTTCTGCCACGACGTGCGGGTGGTGCGCCTGCCCCGGCACGGTGCGTCCTGCCCCGTGGCCATCGCGGTCTCGTGCAGCGCCGACCGTCAGGTGCTCGGGAAGATCACCGCCGAGGGAATCTTCCTGGAGCAGCTGGAGACCGACCCGGCGCAGTACCTGCCGGAGACCACCGACGAGCACCTGAACGACGACGTGGTGCAGGTCGACCTCAACCGGCCGATGGCCGAGATCCGCGCCGAGCTGACGAAATACCCGGTGAAGACCCGGCTCTCGCTGACCGGGCCGCTGGTGGTGGCCCGGGACATCGCGCACGCCAAGATCAAGGAGCGCCTGGACGCCGGTGAGGAGATGCCCTCCTACCTGCGCGACCACGCGGTGTACTACGCCGGCCCGGCCAAGACCCCGGAGGGTTACGCCTCCGGCTCGTTCGGCCCCACCACCGCCGGGCGGATGGACAGCTACGTCGAGCAGTTCCAGGCCGCCGGCGGCTCGATGGTGATGCTGGCCAAGGGCAACCGGTCCAAGGCCGTCACCGATGCCTGCCACGCCCACGGCGGGTTCTACCTGGGCTCGATCGGCGGCCCGGCCGCCCGGCTGGCGCAGGACTGCATCCGCCGGGTCGAGGTGCTGGAGTACGCCGAGCTGGGCATGGAGGCGGTCTGGAAGATCGAGGTCGAGGACTTCCCGGCGTTCATCGTGGTGGACGACAAGGGCAACGACTTCTTCGCCGAGGTGACCAAGCCGATGGCGATGACCATCCAGCGCCGCCCCGGGCTGGAGCTGAAGGGCTGA
- a CDS encoding carbonic anhydrase — protein sequence MSTNMGPTDSTGIDLPDAAGSLAELLDGNRRFVLGDALHPNQDVHRRATLASGQRPFALIFGCADSRVAAEIIFDRGLGDLFVVRTAGHVVDNAVLGSIEFGVEVLGIPLVIVLGHDSCGAVTATMNAHDSGTMPSGYLRTVVEMLSSSVIGARQRGHGEINEIVAEHAVQVAQELPERSSVIGRRVAEGKLAIVAMEYALSDGAVQVLSSTIPTPELEAPDPQVA from the coding sequence GTGAGTACGAACATGGGACCGACCGACAGCACCGGCATCGACCTGCCCGATGCGGCCGGCAGCCTGGCCGAACTCCTGGACGGCAACCGCCGTTTCGTGCTGGGTGACGCTCTGCACCCGAACCAGGACGTGCACCGGCGCGCCACCCTGGCCTCCGGGCAGCGGCCGTTCGCCCTGATCTTCGGCTGCGCGGACTCCCGGGTGGCCGCCGAGATCATCTTCGACCGCGGCCTGGGCGACCTGTTCGTGGTGCGCACCGCCGGCCACGTGGTCGACAACGCGGTGCTCGGCTCGATCGAGTTCGGGGTCGAGGTGCTCGGCATTCCGCTGGTGATCGTGCTGGGCCACGACAGCTGCGGCGCGGTGACGGCGACCATGAACGCCCATGACAGCGGCACCATGCCCTCCGGCTACCTGCGCACCGTGGTCGAGATGCTGAGCTCCAGCGTGATCGGCGCCCGTCAGCGCGGGCACGGCGAGATCAACGAGATCGTCGCCGAGCACGCCGTGCAGGTGGCCCAGGAACTGCCGGAGCGCTCCAGCGTCATCGGCCGCCGGGTGGCCGAGGGCAAGCTGGCCATCGTCGCCATGGAGTACGCCCTCTCCGACGGCGCGGTGCAGGTGCTGAGCAGCACCATCCCCACCCCCGAGCTCGAGGCGCCCGACCCCCAGGTGGCCTGA
- a CDS encoding class II fumarate hydratase: MANEDMRVEHDTMGEVLVPADALWGAQTQRAVDNFPISGVRIDPAVISALAFVKASAARVNAELGVVPKEIAEAVAAAATRIAGGEHADQFPIDVFQTGSGTSTNMNVNEVVATLASRELGQKVHPNDHVNASQSSNDTVPTAVHVAAAAAVVNDLLPALDLLASSFENLSGRTQHVVKAGRTHLMDATPVTLGQEFGGHAAQVRRSIERIIDTVPRVVEVPLGGTATGTGINTPPGFAVGVIADLSVSTGLPITEARDHFEAHGSRDALVELSGALRTLAVSLTKICNDLRWMSSGPNAGLGEIHLPDLQPGSSIMPGKVNPVIPEAVLQICAQVIGHDATLAWAGASGNFELNVMVPVISRSLLEQIRLLTRGSVLLAERVVDGIEPDERRARELAESSPSIVTPLARPLGYEAAAKIAKHAVAERITIKAAAVALGVVERGELTEQQLDELLDVSTMTHP, translated from the coding sequence ATGGCCAACGAAGACATGCGCGTCGAACACGACACGATGGGCGAGGTACTGGTGCCCGCGGACGCCCTGTGGGGAGCCCAGACCCAGCGCGCCGTGGACAATTTCCCGATCAGCGGGGTCCGGATCGACCCGGCGGTGATCTCCGCGCTGGCGTTCGTCAAGGCGTCGGCTGCCCGGGTGAACGCCGAGCTCGGCGTGGTGCCGAAGGAGATCGCCGAGGCGGTGGCCGCGGCCGCCACCCGGATCGCCGGCGGTGAGCACGCCGACCAGTTCCCCATCGACGTGTTCCAGACCGGCTCCGGCACCTCGACCAACATGAACGTGAACGAGGTGGTGGCCACCCTGGCGAGCCGCGAGCTCGGCCAGAAGGTGCACCCGAACGACCACGTCAACGCCTCGCAGTCGTCCAACGACACGGTGCCGACGGCCGTGCACGTGGCCGCGGCCGCCGCCGTGGTCAACGATCTGCTGCCGGCACTCGACCTGCTCGCCTCGTCGTTCGAGAACCTGTCCGGCCGCACCCAGCACGTGGTGAAGGCCGGCCGCACGCACCTGATGGACGCCACCCCGGTCACCCTCGGCCAGGAGTTCGGCGGCCACGCGGCGCAGGTCCGGCGCTCGATCGAGCGGATCATCGACACCGTGCCCCGGGTGGTGGAGGTGCCGCTGGGCGGCACCGCGACCGGCACCGGCATCAACACCCCGCCCGGCTTCGCCGTCGGGGTGATCGCGGATCTGTCTGTCAGCACGGGACTTCCGATCACCGAGGCCCGGGACCACTTCGAGGCACACGGTTCCCGGGACGCCCTGGTCGAGTTGTCCGGCGCACTGCGCACTCTCGCGGTCAGCCTGACCAAGATCTGCAACGACCTGCGCTGGATGTCGTCCGGCCCGAACGCCGGGCTGGGCGAGATCCACCTGCCCGATCTCCAGCCCGGCTCGTCGATCATGCCGGGCAAGGTGAACCCGGTGATCCCCGAGGCCGTGCTCCAGATCTGCGCCCAGGTGATCGGGCACGACGCCACCCTGGCCTGGGCCGGGGCCAGCGGCAACTTCGAGCTGAACGTGATGGTGCCGGTGATCTCCCGCTCGCTGCTGGAGCAGATCCGGTTGCTGACCCGGGGCTCGGTGCTGCTGGCCGAGCGGGTCGTGGACGGGATCGAGCCGGACGAGCGCCGGGCTCGCGAGCTGGCCGAGTCGTCGCCGAGCATCGTCACCCCGCTGGCCCGGCCGCTGGGCTACGAGGCCGCCGCGAAGATCGCGAAACACGCCGTGGCCGAGCGGATCACGATCAAGGCCGCGGCCGTGGCCCTGGGCGTGGTGGAGCGCGGCGAGCTGACGGAGCAGCAGCTGGACGAGCTGCTCGACGTGAGCACGATGACTCACCCGTGA